In Plasmodium falciparum 3D7 genome assembly, chromosome: 6, the following proteins share a genomic window:
- a CDS encoding sec14-like cytosolic factor or phosphatidylinositol/phosphatidylcholine transfer protein, putative, which produces MSFDSGYVSTNLDNLLKKYERQLNVLKTLLKEKGVNEKIEDTILIRYILSYGDKLEEAVNSIEKAVTWRKQNVYPLLNNNNNNKNENNGYDNNVIFPDRVKPYYSFIKKALAACEHKCTLDKQPVVIARLKLCNFTLLLDNVPENILVDYIVYSNEHEFSVCNEQTKKSKILCRTYRFIDLKGFMLKKFDRRFLRVFANTSKLSEFLHPQLVGKTYLINAPSYIRVTIETLKTFGISRRTLNKLEIPRSFSHKEPADCDWFNLLVDKNDIPTYLGGKCKCKNGCIPGFQNDLEDPLNLNEEEIKEEIQNNLSKLTITKTEKNSPLMGK; this is translated from the exons ATGAGTTTCGATTCGGGATATGTATCAACAAACTTAGATAATTTGTTAAAGAAATATGAAAGGCAATTAAATGTGCTTAAaacattattaaaagaaaaaggtgtaaatgaaaaaatagaagatactatattaataagatatattttgTCATATGGTGATAAATTAGAAGAAGCAGTAAATTCTATAGAGAAAGCAGTAACCTGGAGAAAACAAAATGTATAtccattattaaataataataataataataaaaatgaaaataatggttatgataataatgtaatatttCCGGATAGGGTTAAGccatattattcttttataaaaaaagcaTTAGCAGCATGTGAGCATAAATGTACATTAGATAAACAACCTGTAGTAATAGCAAGATTAAAATTATGTaattttacattattattagataATGTGCCAGAAAATATACTAGTAGATTATATAGTATATTCAAATGAACATGAATTTTCTGTATGTAatgaacaaacaaaaaaaagcaaaattTTATGTAGAACATATCGTTTTATAGATTTAAAGGGatttatgttaaaaaaatttgaTCGTAGGTTTCTTAGGGTTTTTGCAAATACATCTAAATTGTCTGAATTTTTGCACCCTCAGCTGGTTGGAAAAACG tATTTAATAAATGCTCCATCATATATACGAGTGACTATAGAAACGTTAAAAACTTTTGGAATAAGCAGAAGAACATTAAATAAACTGGAAATTCCTCGAAGCTTTTCTCATAAAGAGCCAGCTGACTGTGACTGGTTTAATTTGCTAGTTgacaaaaat gacATCCCTACATATTTAGGCGGGAAGTGCAAATGCAAAAATGGATGTATTCCAGGTTTCCAGAATGATCTTGAAGATCCcttaaatttaaatgaagaggaaataaaagaagaaattcaaaataatttGTCTAAATTAACCATAACAAAAACTGAGAAAAATAGCCCACTTATGGGTaaatga
- a CDS encoding CPW-WPC family protein, which translates to MNSILYLVFPYILFLILLRTYAYKNPRFSSLSTNSDKNISEDLNKLYKINEELVTNEREDEDDDEDDQDELQNTDFEDIAHKSLESAEEEATVDLENAEIENLLDEEIYRIVQERLKKLWYIGKCRRDYTNICPLDWNVSAYDKNLCIPPEKYEGECRSIDFSKSTDLDKELFSWKCEVEWPCISAPKLKIMDKCPFRWTYIDNNLCIAPEDYIGHCSPAMDFSNYNFEMRIRWANECNVEWNTLPKSEYMPLSHKKLRTNVLGGPVEESGNVMNITYRN; encoded by the exons atgaatagtatattatatcttGTCTTTCCTTATATTTTGTTCCTCATTTTATTGAGAACCTATGCTTATAAAAATCCTCGTTTTAGTTCTCTTAGTACTAATTCTGACAAGAATATTTCGga AGATTTGAAcaaattatacaaaataaatgaagagTTAGTTACAAATGAACGAGAAGATGAGGATGATGACGAAGATGATCAAGACGAATTACAAAATACAGATTTTGAAGACATCGCACACAAAAGTCTTGAAAGC gcTGAAGAAGAAGCAACCGTTGATCTAGAAAACGCAGAAATAGAAAATCTTCTAGACGAAG aaatatatagaatTGTACAAGaaagattaaaaaaattatg GTATATTGGGAAGTGTAGAAGAGATTATACAAATATCTGTCCTTTag ATTGGAATGTATCTGCTTATGACAAGAATCTTTGTATTCCACCTGAGAAATACGAAGGAGA ATGTAGATCTATAGATTTTTCTAAGAGTACCGATTTAGATAAAGAGCTTTTTTCATGGAAATGTGAAGTTGAATGGCCCTGCATTagtg CAcctaaattaaaaattatggaTAAATGCCCTTTTCGCTGGACATACATTGACAATAATTTATGTATAGCACCAGAG GATTATATAGGGCATTGTTCTCCTGCTATGGATTTctcaaattataattttgaaatGAGGATTAGATGGGCTAATGAAT gcAATGTTGAATGGAATACATTACCTAAGTCAGAATATATGCCTCTAAGTCATAAGAAATTAAGAACAAATGTATTAGGGGGTCCAGTAGAAGAAAGTGGAAACGTTATGAATATTACATAtagaaattaa
- a CDS encoding secreted ookinete protein, putative: MNYSMFCICLFIWCLVENIFVLNEKMIPIGPANRSKLKKMLEGDEDFKINIHAPVEDTQEVLEALDSLMRVEEMNRKVDEEEFMNDKQKLLKVHKKRIQDIVTLAFEPLQALLPNPLQYLIIKDVNAYMKSLEEL, encoded by the exons atgaattattCAATGTTttgtatttgtttatttatttggtgTCTGGTTGagaatatttttgttttaaatgAGAAAATGATTCCAATAGGTCCA GCCAATCGTTccaagttaaaaaaaatgttggAGGGGGACGAAGATTTTAAGATAAACAtacat gCACCTGTTGAAGACACACAAGAAGTCCTTGAAGCTTTAGATTCTTTAATGAGGGTTGAGGAAATGAATAGAAAAGTTGACGAAGAAGAATTTATGAACGATAagcaaaaattattaaaagttcataagaaaagaataca ggATATTGTTACTTTAGCATTTGAACCTTTACAAGCTCTTTTGCCGAATCCATTACAATATCTTATTATTAAAG atGTTAATGCATACATGAAAAGTTTAgaagaattataa
- a CDS encoding DNA polymerase epsilon catalytic subunit A, putative: protein MSTQTRTKGWEKESKINPDYEYERLLKLENKFHIKAWINKGEKEGYLYNIVPTTMNVVAKNSNKSHKKTGVHMYFVSDNNKTWRLTLFYRPYFYLKTKNIHNYEQVTKFLKKELDKYNVEIDYVKKEDLSLYDHLNKKRSYLSNIFFKLSYDTIENLMNARDFLVKIIERNKKQNKNYNNSNNDKHIFNNEDLSYSQLEFSYKNEYSYNKYDDQKENTQKQQFTTNITEEDDKKRILNAKSNDNNNNNNNNTHNSNNNNNILNMNDIIVTTKKQILSKEEIMNEIIEIYEYDVKYLTRICIDKNIRCGLWYKVKREEDELYTELIQFEILNKKVLAPLNILAWDIECYKDELKFPDKEKDEIILISYMYNAQGYLIVNRNVMSKNIREFLYKPNEEYSGAGTFKIFNEKNEYFLLKRFLEHIRLLKIHIFVTYNGDFFDIPYLYRRCEINNLSVSREIGFIMNNKQECSCNFILNIDAYKWVERDSYLPNGSRTLKSVCKIKLKYNPTEVDPELMVPIAKNNPQHLAVYSVSDAVATFYLYDKFIHNFLFALSSIIPMNPDNVLRQGSGTLCEQLLMAEAYRKNILFPNKSKPIYNQYFTDPENKKKYFIYDDSFVGGTVQSLKCGIYRDDLKEFFSLDVDTYKYLYNSIDHIIDFWIQKDLNKNANINDTKYINKNQIINLDQIKQDIKNKLNFFIENPNINICPNIYHLDVAAMYPNIILSHRLQPNAIITPDHCFNCSFYKQRHLCQKKMIWKRKLEISPIDYGHVLSLKQDLKTRLFFPQKSFYKMQNKEESDSTENENSMDINASKKKSWNELTDKQQHDELMKVIKDCSQKVFKKTKVSKEVDASSLVCQRENPFYVDAVKTFRDRRYVYKKGLKECEHEKRELLKQSKIDYIKIQELDDKILLNDSLQLAHKCILNSFYGYVKRRSSRWYSDQMGAIVTYTGSQIINGAFNLINKIGIPMELDTDGIWCMLPKNFPEMYDVYILDKKELNKKKDYETKSEEELKNDNNVKKVDFEFPTNILNFEMHKKWTNDQYLVYNEHTDDYECISKNEIFFELDGPWHGMFLPASEKSDDLLKKRYVVFNNKYKISELKGFEIKRRGELRIIQRFQSEIFNHFLKGKTKEESYYHASLTANKWKNLIDTKAIDIDNDDELFDLILAKKVLNKSVKEQPNAKSFGITTAKRLSELLNNASYIEDNNVSTQFIVVSKPIGSDITFRAIPIQIFKTNIDTQIHYLSKWLGTKFPPNVPVNVRDIIDWDYYKQKLEVQILKLVIIPAIKQNINNPITSISVPDWLKKQINISEGKQKKITSFFVKKNIKKEDTTSPLHSADVKLVNDIHDFKDSNETTNTPLHYTQKESMKNKEHISNQSMEKKSPFPIEGENTITNPSSSILTQSEETLKNKKRKLIKQYLLDNFISKKQKLIILYDNNQSNNNNSNIMSGATPKTSKLISSVAYKKINSFENYGENNNNIIIIDHEKINISNLKYKDLHNLFHSNFKNWMLINNKIWKNNRTQIKKIRIEDKKQKKKNSISFKEQEDEETNKEKKNYEKISNLDSKYLHTIQNSMDIVYIYKKIKKKKKNHKKKNANIQLNNLKNDKQTLLKPYLKYFKHEANSDSDSNSDDSSSHKKESRNENYHINEKVDNNDYYNDDDDDDDDDGIYYALVSLKNMNKFYKIKIQVYRHIYINNYDQLNIKSNSKITIKLISSNNDDNGVFKSKAYANCFLPRNIKVFNLYEFIMTEKYFNQYIINTLNANYHESIISVYETKIPLYFDFLSRYGNSVEIDSNDYNYIFDENKCFKSHCFSKVENNSKSTKNVSANYLDDVHIVYIHIFHTLIDNICNRIFINVYDQFDEHNQDHLLGNKIMFSGIGQKDNNFDPYDTFIKFLQMDKYCNDNTLNETNKNINMNINSTHDGQNKNILNINHIHNTFDNNNNNNNDVEYLNNIEKEKIKKDMLLKNLFNKEFFINSVEKDLLFLYHYRKFDVYYEDNTNVYKVLEYLDLYLNKYRTNMITGKQKYIFYVSSTIDKKKLGWWATNKYFPCYFYKFDNTNKYQNVPRLNYQNDIFNLSLNLFFENYHRVEEDLNFSRISNIPLFNLFNVQNKNQKHKFIYDILYASFIKKYKGILWLSYFGNYDLGIPCLNINNFCDYDLAKKNNDIINQGIYRGYIVHLFFNESLIFNSVRLFTKYSNLDKNTNEYNNTITNTNTNINNYHNNNIINRNNEHTTFMQNKKKNVKRTLENNTNHMNKLNNKSNHINKNDSIDQKEQLNDEDISTADENNNMNSNNNNNNNNNNNNNNNNNNNNNNNNNNNNNNNNSVNVNFSSNNDNVIIQSSAELNQKKNLIQNKYDINSIVERNAHVSQFSNFAFKLLGQSLEYLISKISSLSMLITNKTFESISDIFTSFYSWISNNSSLLYDVALYNKVLECSEIYQNNLINIMKKKFNANIIFADLRNLVISFNEYSIISGRNILKNLIKYFSHSDSIYANVPFYIKNEYIAACQFDKYNFIRYKKYSDPNEENTDENLKIIEYLPPICESFLRYVLDIIILNPLHDIILSYDNNKQNGINPYQSDDQKINHINDISTCEKNYYNVILKNDKLTDKINLAQKAKLKYIFDKSFDDLEEVCESFSLINENVDVLAYKIEEKLKDLWFMPGIIYKKVKKAIKYKKYLIENYWPYEDDEIGENNINYAPFLFPQTLGNLAKRDNNWRLEIVKFCIFLMQNDKLLNLENENSNEAFHEKRHELYEIVGDSEYNKKNSLWKSPCHELILKDIFCDHCSSVYHMNVVTSLVEAEISGKPSFIWLCKNCNFKFDNEFIELKILSLLQETFDAYNAQDLVCNNCNAIKSFHRRPICKCGQIFTPRLEINNWMQTLEIVENLASMLNMPLLTDVLTSMKTHLI, encoded by the exons atgtctACACAAACAAGGACAAAAGGATGGGAGAAGGAATCAAAAATTAATCCAGATTATGAATATGAGAGATTGttaaaattagaaaataagTTTCATATAAAAGCATGGATTAATAAAGGAGAGAAAGAAGGatatctttataatatagTTCCTACTACTATGAATGTAGTAGcaaaaaattcaaataaatcacataaaaaaacag gTGTACACATGTATTTTGTGTCAGACAATAACAAGACGTGGAGATTAACTCTTTTTTATAGACCCtacttttatttaaaaaccaagaatatacataattatgaacaagtaacaaaatttttaaaaaaggaaCTAGATAAGTATAACGTTGAAATtgattatgtaaaaaaagaGGATTTAAGTTTATACGATCATTTGAATAAGAAAAGAAGTTATTTAAgtaatatcttttttaaattatcctATGATACTATTGAAAATTTAATGAATGCTCGAGATTTCTTAGTCAAAATTATTGAACGAAATAAAaagcaaaataaaaattataataattcaaataatgataaacatatttttaataatgaagatTTGTCCTATAGTCAATTAGAGttttcttataaaaatgaatattcttataataaatatgatgatcAAAAAGAAAACACACAAAAACAACAATTTACTACAAATATAACAGAGGAAGATGATAAAAAGAGGATATTAAATGCAAAaagtaatgataataataataataataataataatacacataatagtaacaataataataatatattgaatatGAATGATATCATAGTTActacaaaaaaacaaattttaAGTAAAGAAGAAATTATGAATGAAATAAtcgaaatatatgaatatgatgtaaaatatttaactAGAATTTgtatagataaaaatatcaGATGTGGATTATGGTATAAAGTAAAAAGAGAAGAAGATGAACTTTATACTGAATTAATTCAATttgaaattttaaataaaaaagtattagcaccattaaatatattagcATGGGATATTGAATGTTATAAAGATGAATTAAAATTTCCAGATAAAGAGAAAGATGAAATCATATTAATatcttatatgtataatgcTCAAGGATATTTAATTGTTAATAGAAATGTTATgagtaaaaatataagagaATTCTTATATAAACCAAATGAAGAATATTCTGGTGCAGGTACtttcaaaatttttaatgaaaaaaatgaatattttttattaaaacgaTTTCTTGAACATATCagattattaaaaatacatatttttgttaCATATAATGGTGACTTTTTTGATAttccatatttatatagaagATGTGAAATCAATAATTTAAGTGTTTCCAGAGAAATAGgttttattatgaataataaacaaGAATGTTCatgtaattttattttaaatatcgATGCATATAAATGGGTTGAAAGAGATTCATATCTACCAAATGGTTCGAGAACTTTAAAAAGTGtatgtaaaattaaattaaaatataatccAACAGAAGTGGATCCTGAACTTATGGTTCCCATTGCTAAAAATAATCCTCAACATTTAGCTGTTTACAGTGTATCTGATGCAGTTGcaactttttatttatatgataaatttaTTCATAATTTCTTATTCGCATTATCATCAATTATACCAATGAACCCTGATAATGTATTACGACAAGGAAGTGGAACCTTATGTGAACAATTATTAATGGCAGAAGCCTAcagaaaaaatatactttttCCTAACAAATCCAAACctatatataatcaatatTTTACAGATccagaaaataaaaaaaaatattttatttatgatgATTCATTTGTTGGCGGTACAGTTCAAAGTTTAAAATGTGGTATTTATAGAGATGATCTTAAAGAATTTTTCAGCTTAGATGtagatacatataaatatctaTATAACAGTATTGATCATATTATTGATTTCTGGATTCAAAaagatttaaataaaaatgcaaatataaatgatacgaaatatattaataaaaatcaaataataaatttagaTCAAATTAAAcaagatattaaaaataaactaAATTTCTTCATAGAAAatccaaatataaatatatgtccTAATATTTATCATCTAGATGTTGCTGCTATGTAtcctaatattattttatcacATCGTTTGCAACCTAATGCTATCATCACACCAGATCATTGTTTTAattgttctttttataaacaaAGACACTTgtgtcaaaaaaaaatgatatggaAACGTAAATTAGAAATTTCTCCTATAGATTATGGTCATGTCTTATCACTAAAACAAGATTTAAAAACTAGGCTTTTTTTCCCGCAAAAAAGTTTTTACAAAATGCAAAACAAGGAAGAATCTGATAGTACTGAAAATGAAAACTCGATGGATATTAACGCATCAAAAAAGAAATc GTGGAATGAACTCACGGATAAACAACAACACGATGAATTAATGAAAGTCATAAAAGATTGCTCTCAAAaggtttttaaaaaaaccaAAGTATCGAAAGAAGTAGATGCATCCAGTTTAGTGTGCCAACGAGAAAACCCATTTTATGTTGATGCTGTTAAAACTTTTAGAGACAGAAGATATGTGTATAAAAAAGGACTGAAAGAATGTGAACATGAAAAAAGGgaattattaaaacaatCAAAAATAGATTATATTAAGATTCAAGAATTagatgataaaatattattaaatgattCATTACAACTAGcacataaatgtatattaaataGTTTTTATGGATATGTTAAAAGAAGAAGCAGTAGATGGTATTCTGATCAAATGGGTGCTATTGTTACGTATACAGGTTCTCAAATAATCAATGGAgcatttaatttaataaataaaattggtATACCAATGGAATTAGATACTGATGGTATTTGGTGCATGCTTCCAAAAAATTTCCCAGAAATGTatgatgtatatattttggataaaaaagaattaaataaaaaaaaagattatgAAACAAAAAGTgaagaagaattaaaaaatgataacaatGTGAAAAAAGTAGATTTCGAATTCCCAacgaatatattaaatttcgAAATGCATAAGAAATGGACAAATGATCAATACTTAGTGTATAATGAACATACTGATGATTATGAATGTATtagtaaaaatgaaatattttttgaattagaTGGACCATGGCATGGTATGTTTTTACCTGCATCTGAAAAATCCgatgatttattaaaaaaaagatatgttgtttttaataataaatataaaataagtgAACTTAAAGGTTTTGAAATTAAACGAAGAGGAGAATTAAGAATTATTCAAAGATTTCAAAGTGAAATTTTTAATCATTTcttaaaaggaaaaacaaaagaagaaTCATATTATCATGCATCATTAACAGCAAATAAATGGAAAAATTTAATAGATACTAAAGCAATAGATatagataatgatgatgaattATTTGATTTAATTTTAGCTAAGAAAGTTTTAAATAAATCAGTTAAAGAACAACCAAATGCTAAAAGTTTTGGTATTACTACAGCAAAAAGATTAAgtgaattattaaataatgctAGCTATATTGAAGATAATAATGTATCAACTCAGTTTATTGTTGTATCCAAACCTATTGGTTCAGATATTACCTTTAGAGCTATACCTATACAAATATTCAAAACAAATATTGATACTCAAATCCATTATTTAAGTAAATGGTTAGGTACCAAATTTCCTCCAAACGTACCTGTTAATGTTAGAGATATTATTGATTGGGAttattataaacaaaaattagaagttcaaattttaaaattagtTATTATTCCAGCtattaaacaaaatattaataatccAATAACTTCCATATCAGTTCCTGATTggttaaaaaaacaaattaatatcTCAGAAggaaaacagaaaaaaatcACATCCTtctttgtaaaaaaaaacataaaaaaagaagataccACTTCACCTTTACATTCTGCCGATGTTAAACTAGTAAATGATATTCATGATTTTAAAGATTCAAATGAAACAACCAACACACCATTACATTATACACAAAAAGAaagtatgaaaaataaagaacATATATCTAATCAAtctatggaaaaaaaaagccCCTTTCCAATAGAAGGAGAAAATACAATAACAAATCCATCATCATCCATATTAACACAATCAGAGGAAacattgaaaaataaaaaaagaaaattaataaaacaatatctcttagataattttatatccaaaaaacaaaaattaataatattatatgataataatcaatcaaataataacaatagtaATATTATGTCTGGTGCTACTCCAAAAACTAGTAAACTTATCTCATCAGTAgcttacaaaaaaataaattcattTGAAAACTACggagaaaataataataatattattattattgatcATGAAAAAATCAATATCagtaatttaaaatataaagatttacataatttatttcattcaaattttaaaaattggatgcttattaataataaaatatggaaaaataatagaacacaaattaaaaaaatacgtattgaagataaaaaacaaaaaaaaaaaaatagcatATCATTTAAAGAACAAGAAGATGAAGAAActaataaggaaaaaaagaattatgaGAAAATATCTAATTTAGATtctaaatatttacatactATTCAAAATTCAATggatattgtatatatatataaaaaaattaaaaagaaaaagaaaaatcataaaaaaaaaaatgcaaatatccaattaaataatttaaaaaatgataaacaaACCTTATTAAAaccatatttaaaatattttaaacatGAAGCAAATTCAGATTCAGATTCAAATTCAGATGATTCATCTAGTCATAAGAAAGAATCtagaaatgaaaattatCATATCAATGAAAAggttgataataatgattattataatgatgatgatgatgatgatgatgatgatggaATTTATTATGCATTAGTTTCATTAaagaatatgaataaattttataaaattaaaatacaagtatatagacatatatatattaataattatgatcaattaaatattaaaagtaaTAGTAAAATAactataaaattaattagttcaaataatgatgataatggtGTATTTAAATCAAAGGCATATGCTAATTGTTTTCTTCCAAGAAATATTAaagtttttaatttatatgaatttataatgacagaaaaatattttaatcaatatattattaatactcTAAATGCAAATTATCATGAAAGTATTATATCTGTATATGAAACAAAAATAccattatattttgatttctTAAGTAGATATGGAAATTCTGTTGAAATTGATtcaaatgattataattatatatttgatgaaAACAAATGTTTTAAATCTCATTGTTTTAGTAAAGtagaaaataatagtaaAAGTACTAAAAATGTATCAGCCAATTATTTGGATGATGTacatattgtttatatacatatatttcataCGCTTATAGATAACATTTGTAAtcgtatttttattaatgtatATGATCAATTTGATGAACATAATCAGGATCATCTACTTGGgaataaaataatgtttAGTGGTATTGGACAAAAggataataattttgatcCTTATGatacttttataaaattcttaCAAATGGATAAGTATTGTAATGATAATACATTAAacgaaacaaataaaaatataaatatgaatataaattctACACATGATGggcaaaataaaaatatacttaatataaatcatatacataatacatttgataataataataataataataatgatgtggaatatttaaacaatattgaaaaagaaaaaataaaaaaagatatgttattaaaaaatttatttaataaagaattttttataaatagtGTTGAAAAAgatctattatttttatatcattatagaAAATTTGATGTTTATTATGAAGATAatacaaatgtatataaagtATTAGAATATCTTGATCTATACTTAAATAAATATCGTACTAATATGATAACaggaaaacaaaaatatatcttttatgtATCATCAActattgataaaaaaaaattaggtTGGTGGGCTACCAATAAATATTTCCcatgttatttttataaatttgataatacaaataaatatcaaAATGTTCCAAGATTAAATTATCAAAATgacatttttaatttatctcTAAAtctattttttgaaaattatCATAGAGTAGAAGAAGATTTGAATTTTTCACGAATATCAAATATaccattatttaatttattcaaTGTTCAAAACAAAAATCAAaaacataaatttatatatgatatctTATATGcatcttttattaaaaaatataaaggaatATTATGGTTATCATATTTTGGTAATTATGATCTAGGAATCCCatgtttaaatattaataatttctgTGATTATGATTTagctaaaaaaaataatgatataataaatcaagGAATATATAGAGGATATATTGTCCAtctattttttaatgaatcattaatatttaatagtGTACGcctttttacaaaatattcaAATCTTGACAAAAAcacaaatgaatataataataccatAACCAATACAAATAcaaacataaataattatcacaataataatattattaatcgTAATAATGAACATACTACTTTTAtgcaaaacaaaaaaaaaaatgtcaaGAGAACCCtggaaaataatacaaaccatatgaataaattaaacaataaaagtaatcatataaataaaaacgaCTCAATAGATCAAAAGGAACAGTTGAATGATGAAGATATATCAACAGCTgacgaaaataataatatgaatagcaacaataataataataacaacaataataataacaacaataataataacaacaataataataataataacaacaataataataataataataataatagtgtgAATGTAAATTTTTCTTCCAATAATGATAACGTCATCATACAATCATCAGCTGaattaaatcaaaaaaaaaacctcatacaaaataaatatgatatcaATTCAATTGTTGAAAGAAATGCTCATGTTTCCCAATTTAGTAATTTTGCCTTTAAACTATTAGGTCAATCGTTAGAATATTTAATATCTAAGATTTCCTCTTTATCTATGCTAATtacaaataaaacatttgAAAGCATATCAGATATATTTACATCCTTCTATTCATGGATTTCTAATAATTCtagtttattatatgatgttgcattatataataaagtttTAGAATGTTCTGAaatttatcaaaataatttaataaatattatgaagaagaaatttaatgctaatattatttttgctGACTTAAGAAATCTTGTTATATCATTCAATGAGTATTCTATTATATCaggaagaaatatattaaagaatttaataaaatatttttcacacAGTGATTCAATATATGCAAATGTACCCttctatattaaaaatgaatatattgcAGCATGTCaatttgataaatataattttataagatataaaaaatattcagatccaaatgaagaaaatacaGATGAAAATCTAAAAATTATTGAATACTTACCTCCTATATGTGAATCTTTCTTGAGATATGTTCttgatattataatattgaaTCCATTACATGATATTATACTttcatatgataataataaacaaaacgGTATAAATCCATATCAATCAGATGATCAAAAgataaatcatataaatgatatatctacatgtgaaaaaaattattataatgttatattaaaaaatgataaattaacagataaaattaatttagcACAAAAAGccaaattaaaatatatatttgataaatcATTTGATGATCTTGAAGAAGTCTGTGAATCATTCTCCTTAATCAATGAAAATGTAGATGTACTAGCTTATAAAATTGAAGAGAAATTAAAGGATTTATGGTTTATGCCgggaattatttataaaaaagtgaaaaaagcaatcaaatataaaaaatatctaATAGAAAATTATTGGCCatatgaagatgatgaaatcggtgaaaataatattaattatgcaCCATTCTTATTTCCTCAAACATTAGGAAATCTAGCTAAAAGAGATAATAATTGGAGACTAGAAATTGTTAAATTCTGTATCTTCTTAATgcaaaatgataaattattaaatttagaaaatgaaaaCTCAAATGAAGCCTTTCATGAAAAAAGACATGAACTATATGAAATTGTAGGAGATagtgaatataataaaaaaaattcattatgGAAAAGCCCATGTCAtgaattaattttaaaagatatcTTTTGCGATCATTGTTCATCGGTATATCATATGAACGTAGTAACAAGTTTAGTTGAAGCAGAGATAAGTGGAAAACCATCTTTTATTTGGTTATGCAAAAATTGTAACTTTAAATTTGATAATGAATTTAttgaattaaaaatattatctttattgcAGGAAACATTCGACGCATACAAT gCTCAAGATTTGGTATGTAATAATTGTAATGCAATAAAATCTTTCCACAGAAGACCCATATGTAAATGTGGTCAAATATTTACACCTCGTCTAGAAATTAATAACTGGATGCAAACATTAGAAATTGTAGAAAATTTAGCTAGCATGCTAAACATGCCATTATTAACAGATGTGTTGACATCCATGAAAACCCAtcttatataa